A genomic window from Micromonospora violae includes:
- a CDS encoding aldo/keto reductase, whose amino-acid sequence MTAAVQRGARDPARRATPNTVGSPLRLSPLGFGASQGGNLYRATSDQQFAAAVDAAWAGGIRYFDTAPHYGLGLSERRLGAALRSRPRDEYVVSTKVGRLLVPSPETAHRRDPEGFDVPADHRRVWDFSRDGVRRSLAASLRRTGLDRIDVVYLHDPDEHWEQAAREAVPALVELREQGVIGAVGVGMNQSAMLARFVAETDVDLVMCAGRYTLLEQGALTDLLPVAQARHVGVVVAGVYNSGLLAREMPPNDAVYDYRQAPAEVIDHARRVARVCQTYGVTLPQAALAFVRRHPAVVSTLVGMRDEAQVTETLRRSGVDVPDQLWAALYDEGLLDVQS is encoded by the coding sequence GTGACGGCGGCCGTCCAGCGGGGTGCGCGCGATCCCGCCCGTCGGGCGACCCCGAACACCGTCGGGTCGCCGCTGCGGCTGAGCCCACTGGGCTTCGGTGCCTCGCAGGGCGGCAATCTCTACCGGGCGACGTCGGATCAGCAGTTCGCCGCCGCGGTGGACGCCGCGTGGGCGGGTGGCATCCGATACTTCGACACGGCACCGCACTACGGGCTGGGCCTGTCCGAACGGCGGCTGGGAGCGGCGCTGCGCTCCCGCCCGCGCGACGAGTACGTGGTGTCGACGAAGGTCGGTCGGCTGCTCGTGCCGTCGCCGGAGACGGCTCACCGGCGGGATCCGGAGGGGTTCGACGTTCCCGCCGATCATCGCCGGGTCTGGGATTTCAGCCGCGACGGCGTGCGCCGTTCGTTGGCGGCGAGCCTTCGGCGTACCGGCCTGGACCGCATCGACGTGGTCTACCTGCATGATCCGGACGAGCACTGGGAGCAGGCCGCGCGCGAAGCTGTTCCGGCGTTGGTGGAGCTGCGGGAGCAGGGCGTGATCGGTGCGGTCGGCGTGGGGATGAACCAGTCCGCGATGCTGGCCCGCTTCGTGGCGGAGACCGACGTTGACCTGGTGATGTGCGCCGGCCGCTACACCCTGCTGGAGCAGGGTGCGTTGACCGACCTGCTGCCCGTCGCGCAGGCCCGGCACGTCGGTGTGGTGGTCGCCGGGGTCTACAACTCCGGGCTGCTGGCCCGGGAGATGCCACCGAACGACGCCGTCTACGACTACCGGCAGGCGCCGGCAGAGGTGATCGACCACGCCCGCCGGGTGGCGCGGGTCTGCCAGACGTACGGCGTCACGCTGCCCCAGGCGGCGTTGGCGTTCGTCCGTCGTCACCCGGCGGTGGTTTCGACATTGGTCGGCATGCGCGACGAGGCCCAGGTGACCGAGACGCTGCGCCGCTCCGGCGTGGACGTCCCGGATCAGCTCTGGGCGGCGTTGTACGACGAGGGGCTGCTCGACGTGCAGTCGTAG
- a CDS encoding ABC transporter permease has protein sequence MSSVEATAGTQRGELSDWLRERVSHAVSEFTAATALVVLFIALTFASPYFLTADNLFNIGAQTAVIAIIATAQTMVIITKGIDLSVGSVAALAGVLGAMVVRDLGFSVWAATAVAIGVGALAGLLNGLLVTVARIPPFIATLGTMSVGRGLVFIITGAVGVYGLPRSFQLLGNGEILGIPFAVVITVLVAVGVAFLLSQTRFGQYTYAMGSNLEAARRSGVRVGRHLTGVYVLAGVLVGLGGMIAASRVNSGQPNYGISLELDVIAAAVIGGASLFGGQGRIVGTIIGAFLIALVRNGAVLLDISIHYQQVIVGVIIWAAVYFDQYRRRRLESRG, from the coding sequence ATGAGTAGCGTCGAGGCAACCGCCGGCACGCAGCGCGGCGAACTCAGCGACTGGTTGCGCGAACGGGTCTCCCACGCCGTCTCCGAGTTCACCGCCGCCACCGCGTTGGTCGTCCTGTTCATCGCCTTGACCTTCGCGAGTCCCTACTTCCTGACCGCGGACAACCTCTTCAACATCGGGGCGCAGACGGCGGTGATCGCCATCATCGCCACGGCCCAGACGATGGTCATCATCACCAAGGGCATCGACCTGTCGGTGGGGTCGGTGGCCGCGCTCGCCGGCGTGCTGGGTGCGATGGTCGTGCGCGATCTCGGCTTCTCGGTCTGGGCGGCGACGGCGGTCGCGATCGGTGTCGGCGCGCTGGCCGGTCTGTTGAACGGGCTGCTGGTGACTGTCGCTCGGATTCCGCCGTTCATCGCGACACTGGGGACGATGTCCGTGGGCCGCGGCCTCGTCTTCATCATCACCGGAGCGGTCGGTGTCTACGGCCTGCCGCGATCCTTCCAACTGCTCGGCAACGGGGAGATCCTCGGCATTCCGTTCGCCGTGGTGATCACCGTCCTGGTCGCCGTGGGGGTCGCCTTCCTGCTCTCCCAGACCCGCTTCGGTCAGTACACCTACGCGATGGGTTCCAACCTGGAGGCCGCCCGCCGCTCCGGCGTCCGGGTGGGACGGCACCTGACCGGGGTGTACGTGCTGGCCGGCGTGCTGGTCGGGTTGGGCGGCATGATCGCAGCCTCCCGGGTCAACTCCGGCCAGCCCAACTACGGCATCTCGTTGGAGCTCGACGTCATCGCCGCCGCGGTCATCGGCGGCGCCAGCCTCTTCGGCGGGCAGGGCCGGATCGTCGGCACCATCATCGGCGCGTTCCTCATCGCCCTGGTCCGCAACGGCGCCGTCCTGCTCGACATCAGCATCCACTACCAGCAGGTGATCGTCGGCGTGATCATCTGGGCCGCCGTCTACTTCGACCAGTACCGCCGCCGGCGGCTGGAATCACGCGGTTGA
- a CDS encoding ribonucleoside-diphosphate reductase subunit alpha gives MQVRKRDGGTEPVDVNKIVRAVERWADDLTDVDPMRVATRTISGLYDGATTAELDRLSIQTAAEMIGEEPQYSRLAARLLAGYVDKEVRRQGITSFSAAIRVGHTEGLIGDDTAVFVAAHARTLDAAVDPDGDRRFEYFGLRTVYDRYLLRHPTSRLVLETPQFWLLRVACGLSRTADEAVDFYRLMSSLAYLPSSPTLFNSGTRHTQMSSCYLVDSPLDELDSIYARYAQVANLSKFAGGIGIAYSRVRSRGALIRGTNGQSNGIVPWLRTLDASVAAVNQGGRRKGAACVYLEPWHPDIEEFLQLRDNTGEDARRTHNLNLANWIPDEFMRRVEADEPWSLFDPHEVPELPDLWGERFDAAYREAEAQGRYVRQVPARELYGKMMRTLAQTGNGWMTFKDAANRLCNQTAEQGNVVHLSNLCTEIVEVSSDAETAVCNLGSVNLAAHLTADGIDWERLRATVRTAVTFLDRVIDINYYPTAQAAASNPRWRPVGLGLMGLQDVFFALRLPFDSPAARELSTRISEELYLTALETSTDLAREFGAHPAYPQTRAARGQLQPDLWGVEGTQTARWDALRERVEAYGLRNSLLVAVAPTATIASIAGCYECIEPQVSNLFKRETLSGEFLQVNTALVRELKARGLWTDRIRSAIKRAEGSVQDIAELPADVRELFRTAWELPQRALIDLAAARAPFIDQSQSLNLFLAAPTIGKLSSMYLYAWKAGLKTTYYLRSRPATRIQQATVSAVAPAALTVAVDAEALACSLENPESCEACQ, from the coding sequence ATGCAGGTCCGCAAGCGCGACGGCGGCACCGAACCCGTGGACGTCAACAAGATCGTCCGGGCGGTCGAGCGGTGGGCCGACGACCTGACCGACGTCGACCCGATGCGGGTGGCCACCCGCACCATCAGCGGCCTGTACGACGGCGCGACCACCGCCGAACTGGACCGGCTGTCCATCCAGACCGCGGCCGAGATGATCGGTGAGGAGCCGCAGTACTCCCGCCTCGCCGCCCGGCTGCTGGCCGGCTACGTCGACAAGGAGGTGCGTCGGCAGGGCATCACCTCGTTCAGCGCGGCGATCCGGGTCGGCCACACCGAGGGCCTGATCGGCGACGACACCGCCGTGTTCGTCGCCGCGCACGCCAGGACGCTCGATGCCGCCGTCGACCCGGACGGGGACCGCAGGTTCGAGTACTTCGGCCTGCGCACGGTGTACGACCGTTACCTGCTGCGCCACCCCACCAGCCGGCTGGTGCTGGAGACCCCGCAGTTCTGGCTGCTGCGGGTGGCCTGCGGCCTGTCCCGGACGGCCGACGAGGCCGTCGACTTCTACCGGTTGATGTCCAGCCTGGCCTACCTGCCCAGCTCACCGACCTTGTTCAACTCCGGGACCAGGCACACCCAGATGTCCTCCTGCTACCTGGTCGACTCCCCGCTCGACGAGTTGGACTCGATCTATGCGCGGTACGCCCAGGTCGCCAACCTGTCCAAGTTCGCCGGCGGTATTGGCATCGCGTACTCGCGGGTCCGCTCCCGGGGCGCGCTGATCCGGGGCACGAACGGGCAGTCCAACGGGATCGTGCCGTGGCTGCGCACGCTGGACGCGAGCGTCGCCGCGGTCAACCAGGGCGGCCGGCGCAAGGGCGCGGCCTGCGTCTACCTGGAGCCGTGGCACCCGGACATCGAGGAGTTCCTGCAACTGCGGGACAACACCGGCGAGGACGCCCGGCGTACCCACAACCTGAACCTGGCCAACTGGATCCCGGACGAGTTCATGCGCCGGGTCGAGGCCGACGAGCCGTGGTCGCTGTTCGACCCGCACGAGGTGCCCGAGCTGCCCGACCTGTGGGGGGAGCGGTTCGACGCCGCGTACCGGGAGGCCGAGGCGCAGGGTCGCTACGTGCGGCAGGTCCCGGCGCGGGAGCTGTACGGGAAGATGATGCGCACCCTCGCCCAGACCGGCAACGGGTGGATGACCTTCAAGGACGCCGCGAACCGGCTCTGCAACCAGACCGCCGAGCAGGGCAACGTGGTGCACCTGTCCAACCTCTGCACCGAGATCGTCGAGGTGTCCAGCGACGCCGAGACCGCCGTGTGCAACCTCGGCTCGGTGAACCTGGCCGCCCACCTCACCGCCGACGGCATCGACTGGGAGCGGCTGCGCGCCACGGTACGCACCGCGGTGACCTTCCTCGACCGGGTCATCGACATCAACTACTACCCGACCGCGCAGGCGGCGGCGAGCAACCCCCGCTGGCGGCCGGTCGGGCTCGGGCTGATGGGCCTGCAGGACGTCTTCTTCGCGCTGCGACTGCCGTTCGACTCGCCGGCCGCGCGGGAGCTGTCCACCCGGATCAGCGAGGAGCTGTACCTGACCGCGTTGGAGACCTCCACCGACCTGGCGCGGGAGTTCGGTGCGCACCCGGCGTACCCGCAGACCCGGGCCGCGCGGGGCCAGCTCCAGCCCGACCTGTGGGGCGTCGAGGGTACGCAGACCGCGCGGTGGGACGCGCTGCGGGAGCGGGTCGAGGCGTACGGGCTGCGCAACTCGCTGCTGGTCGCGGTCGCGCCCACCGCGACCATCGCCTCGATCGCCGGGTGCTACGAGTGCATCGAGCCGCAGGTGTCCAACCTGTTCAAGCGCGAGACCCTGTCGGGGGAGTTCCTCCAGGTCAACACCGCTCTGGTACGCGAGCTGAAGGCCCGCGGTCTGTGGACCGACCGGATCCGTTCGGCGATCAAGCGGGCGGAGGGATCGGTGCAGGACATCGCGGAGTTGCCGGCCGACGTACGGGAGTTGTTCCGCACCGCGTGGGAGCTGCCGCAGCGGGCGCTGATCGACCTGGCCGCCGCCCGCGCCCCGTTCATCGACCAGTCCCAGTCGCTGAACCTGTTCCTGGCCGCACCGACCATCGGCAAGCTCTCCTCGATGTACCTGTACGCCTGGAAGGCCGGCCTGAAGACCACCTACTACCTGCGCTCACGCCCCGCCACCCGGATCCAGCAGGCCACCGTCAGCGCCGTCGCGCCGGCCGCTCTCACCGTCGCCGTCGACGCCGAGGCGCTGGCCTGCTCGTTGGAGAACCCCGAGTCGTGCGAGGCCTGCCAGTGA
- a CDS encoding ABC transporter substrate-binding protein — MAHTTTSRQTRGSLRRAQAILAAAAATALLSACGGVEVRDGGGDGATKDASGPLKLAVVPKAVGADYWNTVKAGAECAAQRAGDVTVQWDGVTAETDVEGQVNLIQNFVTKKVDGIVYAATDSSALAPATDKALAANIPVAMIDSGTSPQPSNVPLYATDNRASAVEAAKLLATELGPGNHEVALVEFQPGSQTNTERVDGFKAGLAQYPNLKLVGQQPSKSDVNEARRVTENILTANPKLAGIFAANEPSVLGAAQAIQAAGKSGKVVIIGWDAAPDEIAGVRSGQISALVVQNPFKMGYFGVDKMVKHLRDKAPLASADTGVTFVTKENIDSAEIKAVLEPSCANPPVQ, encoded by the coding sequence ATGGCACACACCACCACCAGCCGGCAGACGCGAGGGTCACTCCGGCGCGCGCAGGCGATCCTGGCCGCGGCCGCGGCGACCGCTCTGCTCAGCGCCTGCGGCGGGGTCGAGGTCCGCGACGGCGGCGGCGACGGCGCGACAAAGGACGCGAGCGGCCCGTTGAAGCTCGCCGTCGTACCCAAGGCGGTCGGGGCCGACTACTGGAACACGGTCAAGGCGGGAGCGGAGTGCGCCGCGCAGCGCGCGGGCGACGTCACCGTCCAGTGGGACGGGGTGACCGCCGAGACCGATGTCGAAGGACAGGTCAACCTCATCCAGAACTTCGTCACCAAGAAGGTCGACGGCATCGTCTACGCGGCGACCGACTCCAGCGCGCTGGCACCGGCGACCGACAAGGCGCTCGCCGCCAACATCCCGGTCGCCATGATCGACTCGGGCACCAGCCCGCAGCCGTCGAATGTGCCCCTCTACGCCACCGACAACCGCGCGTCGGCGGTCGAGGCGGCGAAGCTGCTCGCCACCGAACTCGGGCCCGGCAACCACGAGGTGGCGCTGGTCGAGTTCCAGCCCGGCTCGCAGACCAACACCGAGCGGGTCGACGGCTTCAAGGCCGGCCTCGCCCAGTACCCCAACCTGAAGCTGGTCGGTCAGCAGCCGAGCAAGAGTGACGTCAACGAGGCCCGCCGGGTCACCGAGAACATCCTCACCGCCAACCCCAAGCTCGCCGGCATCTTCGCGGCCAACGAGCCGAGCGTGCTCGGTGCCGCGCAGGCCATCCAGGCGGCCGGCAAGTCCGGCAAGGTGGTCATCATCGGCTGGGACGCGGCCCCGGACGAGATCGCCGGGGTGCGCAGCGGTCAGATCTCGGCGCTGGTCGTGCAGAACCCGTTCAAGATGGGCTACTTCGGCGTCGACAAGATGGTCAAGCACCTTCGGGACAAGGCGCCGCTGGCGTCGGCCGACACCGGCGTCACCTTCGTCACCAAGGAGAACATCGACTCGGCAGAGATCAAGGCGGTGCTCGAACCCAGCTGCGCCAACCCGCCGGTGCAGTGA
- a CDS encoding FadR/GntR family transcriptional regulator has product MSRTDEVVNGIKRMILEGQFRPGDRLPIEKDLAESLGVSRGSLREGMSALSILGIVNIRQGDGTYVTNLDAPQLLAPMGFVVDFQGQGDPRHIHTVRRLLECEAARLAATRITDEALAQAADLLDEAARMIGQSPQDHERIMEIDIAFHRIIAVHAENPVLVGLIEAFAGRTIRGRLWRSLHEEGADLRTHDEHVAILKALVARDPERARTRMANHLIGVEESLQGSPDDADTSIEATRS; this is encoded by the coding sequence ATGTCTCGCACTGACGAAGTGGTCAACGGCATCAAACGGATGATCCTCGAAGGGCAGTTCCGGCCCGGAGACCGGTTGCCCATCGAGAAGGACCTCGCCGAGTCGCTCGGTGTCTCGCGGGGCTCGCTACGCGAGGGAATGTCGGCCCTGTCGATCCTCGGCATCGTCAACATCCGCCAGGGTGACGGCACCTACGTCACCAACCTCGACGCGCCGCAGCTGCTGGCCCCGATGGGTTTCGTGGTGGACTTCCAGGGTCAGGGCGACCCCCGGCACATCCACACCGTTCGACGGCTGCTGGAGTGCGAGGCCGCCCGGCTGGCGGCCACCAGGATCACCGACGAGGCCCTGGCCCAGGCGGCGGACCTGCTCGACGAGGCGGCCCGGATGATCGGCCAGTCACCGCAGGACCATGAGCGCATCATGGAAATCGACATCGCCTTTCACCGGATCATCGCCGTGCACGCCGAGAATCCGGTGCTCGTCGGCCTGATCGAAGCCTTCGCCGGGCGCACCATCCGCGGCCGGCTCTGGCGGAGCCTGCACGAGGAGGGCGCGGACCTGCGTACCCACGACGAGCACGTGGCGATCCTGAAGGCCCTCGTGGCGCGCGACCCGGAGCGGGCCCGCACCCGGATGGCCAACCACCTGATCGGCGTGGAGGAATCGTTGCAGGGGTCACCCGACGACGCCGATACGAGCATCGAGGCGACCCGGTCCTGA
- a CDS encoding ATP-binding cassette domain-containing protein, whose product MGTIPTETADRDQHPTDAEPPVLEARGIVKRFGHVEALRGADFTVRRGEVVALIGDNGAGKSTLIKTLSGVHPPDEGEIRVGGRPVQFSTPVDARRAGVETVYQDLAVADDLSVAANLYLGREILRSGPLGRLGLLDKRAMRQGAAAALDELGVRIPRVTTPIAMLSGGQRQCVAVARAIIWATNVVILDEPTAALGVVQTGRVLDVVRRARDAGMSVVLVSHNMPQVLEIADRVEVLRLGRRAAQLRADEVTTDDLVAAMTGSTSTDRDER is encoded by the coding sequence ATGGGCACGATCCCCACGGAAACCGCCGACCGCGATCAGCACCCCACCGACGCGGAACCGCCGGTCCTCGAAGCCCGCGGCATCGTCAAGCGGTTCGGGCACGTCGAGGCGTTGCGGGGTGCCGACTTCACGGTCCGCCGGGGTGAGGTCGTCGCGTTGATCGGCGACAACGGCGCCGGAAAGAGCACACTGATCAAGACCCTGTCCGGTGTGCACCCGCCCGACGAGGGTGAGATCCGGGTCGGCGGCCGTCCGGTCCAGTTCTCCACCCCGGTCGACGCCCGTCGGGCGGGGGTGGAGACCGTCTACCAGGATCTCGCCGTCGCCGACGACCTCAGCGTCGCCGCCAACCTGTATCTCGGCCGGGAGATCCTGCGCTCCGGTCCGCTCGGTCGGCTCGGGCTGTTGGACAAACGCGCCATGCGGCAGGGCGCGGCCGCAGCCCTCGACGAACTGGGCGTACGGATCCCTCGGGTCACCACCCCGATCGCCATGCTCTCCGGTGGGCAGCGGCAGTGCGTCGCGGTGGCCCGCGCCATCATCTGGGCGACCAACGTGGTCATCCTCGATGAGCCCACCGCGGCGCTGGGGGTGGTCCAGACCGGGCGGGTGCTCGACGTCGTTCGACGGGCCCGCGACGCCGGCATGTCGGTGGTGCTGGTGAGTCACAACATGCCGCAGGTGCTGGAGATCGCCGACCGGGTCGAGGTGCTGCGCCTCGGCCGGCGCGCGGCCCAACTCCGCGCCGACGAGGTCACCACCGACGACCTGGTCGCGGCGATGACCGGCAGCACCAGCACGGATCGGGACGAGCGGTGA
- a CDS encoding enolase C-terminal domain-like protein yields the protein MIIRSFAELGEGRMPQITAVTVEDVRFPTSLTADGSDAMNKDGDYSAAYVVLHTDGVDGTGAPLAGHGLTFTIGRGNDIVAAAAVHQAQQLVGLDVATMAADMGAVYRLLTSDSQLRWLGPEKGVVHLSLAAVLNASWDLVARLADKPLWRLLVDMSPEQLVDIADLRYLSDALTRDEALSILRAKEGTKAARLAELDRTGYPAYTTSAGWLGYDDDKLRRLCQEAVDSGYGYVKLKVGANLDDDIRRCAIAREILGPDRNLMIDANQVWDVGQAIEWVTALARFTPLWIEEPTSPDDILGHAAVRRAVAPIGVATGEHCHNRVMFKQLFQAQAIDFCQLDTGRLASINEIVAVLLLAAKFDIPVCPHAGGVGLCEMVQHVSVLDYVAISGDLTNRVTEFVDHLHEHFTDPCIIRDTGSGSGYVLPSAPGYSTRMRPESVALYRFPDGHYWAATDPTTVSSPEAAYVIAGGTATPAGR from the coding sequence ATGATCATCAGATCTTTTGCCGAGCTGGGCGAGGGGCGCATGCCGCAGATCACTGCCGTCACCGTCGAAGATGTCCGCTTCCCCACCTCCCTGACCGCTGACGGGTCAGACGCCATGAACAAGGACGGTGACTACTCGGCGGCCTACGTCGTCCTGCACACCGACGGCGTCGACGGCACGGGTGCGCCGCTCGCGGGGCACGGCCTGACCTTCACCATCGGTCGCGGCAACGACATCGTCGCGGCAGCGGCAGTCCACCAGGCACAGCAACTCGTGGGCCTCGACGTGGCGACGATGGCCGCGGACATGGGCGCCGTCTACCGCCTGCTCACCTCCGACTCGCAGCTGCGGTGGCTCGGTCCGGAGAAGGGTGTCGTCCACCTGTCCCTCGCCGCCGTGTTGAACGCGTCATGGGACCTGGTCGCCCGGCTCGCCGACAAGCCGCTGTGGCGGCTGCTCGTCGACATGTCCCCCGAACAACTCGTCGACATCGCCGACCTGCGCTACCTTTCCGACGCGCTGACCCGGGACGAGGCGCTGTCCATCCTGCGGGCCAAGGAGGGCACGAAGGCCGCCCGCCTCGCCGAGCTCGACCGGACCGGCTACCCCGCCTACACCACCTCGGCGGGCTGGCTCGGCTACGACGACGACAAGCTGCGCCGGCTGTGCCAGGAGGCGGTCGACAGCGGCTACGGCTACGTCAAGCTCAAGGTCGGCGCCAACCTCGACGACGACATCCGCCGGTGCGCGATCGCGCGGGAGATCCTCGGGCCGGACCGCAACCTGATGATCGACGCCAACCAGGTGTGGGACGTCGGCCAGGCCATCGAGTGGGTCACCGCCCTCGCCCGGTTCACACCACTGTGGATCGAGGAGCCGACCAGCCCCGACGACATCCTGGGCCACGCCGCCGTCCGCCGCGCCGTCGCGCCGATCGGCGTCGCCACCGGCGAGCACTGCCACAACCGGGTGATGTTCAAGCAGCTGTTCCAGGCTCAGGCCATCGACTTCTGCCAGCTGGACACCGGCCGGCTGGCCAGCATCAACGAGATCGTCGCCGTGCTGCTGCTCGCCGCGAAGTTTGACATCCCGGTGTGCCCGCACGCCGGCGGCGTCGGGCTGTGCGAGATGGTCCAACACGTGTCGGTGCTCGACTACGTCGCGATCTCCGGGGATCTCACCAACCGGGTCACCGAGTTCGTCGACCACCTGCACGAGCACTTCACCGACCCGTGCATCATCCGCGACACCGGCTCGGGCAGCGGTTACGTCCTGCCCAGCGCGCCGGGCTACTCCACCCGGATGCGTCCCGAGTCGGTCGCGCTCTACCGGTTCCCCGACGGCCACTACTGGGCGGCGACAGACCCGACTACCGTGTCATCTCCGGAGGCGGCGTACGTGATCGCGGGTGGGACGGCCACCCCCGCCGGGCGCTAG
- a CDS encoding ribonucleotide-diphosphate reductase subunit beta gives MLLDPGMDLTLRPMRYPHFFDRFRDAIRNTWTVEEVDLHADLADLDKLSPAERHLVSRLVAFFATGDTIVANNLVLNLYQHVNSPEGRLYLSRQLFEEAVHVQFYLNLLDTYVPDETERFEAFAAIENIPSIRRKAEFCFRWIDSLGDLRELRTREDRRAFLLNLICFAACIEGLFFYGAFAYVYFLRSRGLLHGLASGTNWVFRDESMHMAFAFDVVDTVRAEEPDLFDDDLADQVRQMLTEAVECEVQFAEDLLGQGVPGLTLADMREYLQHVADRRLAQLGIAPLYGSSNPFGFMELQDVQELSNFFERRVSAYQVGVSGTVAFDDDF, from the coding sequence ATGCTGCTCGACCCCGGGATGGACCTCACCCTCCGCCCGATGCGTTACCCGCACTTCTTCGACCGGTTCCGGGACGCGATCCGCAACACCTGGACCGTCGAGGAGGTCGACCTGCACGCCGACCTCGCCGACCTGGACAAACTGTCGCCGGCCGAACGGCACCTGGTCAGCCGCCTGGTGGCGTTCTTCGCCACCGGCGACACGATCGTCGCCAACAATCTGGTGCTCAACCTGTACCAGCACGTCAACAGCCCCGAGGGCCGCCTTTACCTGTCCCGGCAGCTGTTCGAGGAGGCCGTGCACGTCCAGTTCTATCTCAACCTGCTCGACACGTACGTGCCGGACGAGACCGAACGCTTCGAGGCCTTCGCCGCCATCGAGAACATCCCCTCGATCCGTCGCAAGGCCGAATTCTGCTTCCGCTGGATCGACTCTCTGGGCGACCTGCGGGAGCTGCGGACGCGCGAGGACCGGCGAGCGTTCCTGCTCAACCTGATCTGCTTCGCCGCCTGCATCGAGGGGTTGTTCTTCTACGGCGCGTTCGCCTACGTCTACTTCCTGCGCTCCCGTGGCCTGCTGCACGGCCTCGCCTCCGGCACCAACTGGGTGTTCCGCGACGAGTCCATGCACATGGCGTTCGCGTTCGACGTCGTCGACACCGTCCGCGCCGAGGAGCCGGACCTGTTCGACGACGACCTCGCCGACCAGGTCCGCCAGATGCTCACCGAGGCCGTCGAGTGTGAGGTGCAGTTCGCCGAGGACCTGCTGGGCCAGGGCGTGCCCGGTCTGACCCTGGCCGACATGCGGGAGTACCTCCAACACGTCGCCGACCGCCGCCTCGCCCAGCTCGGCATCGCGCCGCTCTACGGGTCGAGCAACCCGTTCGGTTTCATGGAGTTGCAGGACGTGCAGGAGCTGTCCAACTTCTTCGAGCGGCGGGTGTCGGCGTACCAGGTCGGGGTGAGTGGCACCGTCGCCTTCGACGACGATTTCTAG